The proteins below are encoded in one region of Metabacillus dongyingensis:
- a CDS encoding right-handed parallel beta-helix repeat-containing protein produces the protein MINSDAIYVIELDRWGIKNNGTDAINSTKGINSALLWAKDNGFNHCKLPSGQYLIDKDNKIELVNDFTLDLFGCLIKKETNGYQKYLILNIENKRNVTLIGGIIEGDKSTHDYQTIPGTHEWGTGINIGYSKNIKIDSVEIKETTGYGISVGSKYHHAYWVYLSELESGTFDASGNPITNNNWVRSNKFYQLSNSLIQQQGYFMICGNGYGDYGNGIDLTKKMVSAYFFDNKNFFLGKINRRTFEPFYLTSIPEGASKFKLSYMEDISTIGTSTTTIRSDAFSSGVNIINCFIHDCRTLGIVGGGQYINIENCEISRIGGAAPGYGIDLEDGYNLNQNITIRNNYFHDNKNGDIVVISARNVLVEMNKFNNTVSFGGARGENYISQYNEYNGAQGTGSSLAGGDGTFVAFRYDHFSESQAYLSGNSIYENSIFDNMNFILQSDNYLTTQFRNCRFNFNKIDEGWSWLLRKGSLIFDSCEFNVNCKWYYFRSEAHAGDWSKNKLVFVNNTFNTKVSLGESVYEVNELILENNTFVGRQDKTNYYGFWAKANKFSMTNNNVRDVYFRIEGKGINSTAVITNNRVLIDKNSTVSGLDRSEFLRLTLFDKVFFQNNVINIPRAIVLLRGFTIYAEKQLIVNGNYFNCDSGTNARLDLFGALRDSNNNNTVPPLTAVINDNIINNFTLKENVTFTSQLSKPVFGTNINIS, from the coding sequence TTATGTTATTGAACTTGATCGTTGGGGTATTAAAAATAATGGTACAGATGCTATTAATTCAACAAAAGGTATTAATAGTGCACTTTTGTGGGCTAAAGATAATGGTTTTAACCATTGCAAATTACCAAGTGGCCAATACTTAATAGATAAAGATAATAAGATTGAACTGGTTAATGATTTTACTTTGGATTTATTTGGATGTTTAATAAAGAAAGAAACTAACGGATATCAAAAATATCTTATCTTAAATATTGAAAACAAGAGAAATGTTACCCTTATTGGTGGAATAATTGAGGGGGATAAGAGTACACATGATTATCAAACAATTCCGGGTACGCATGAATGGGGAACAGGAATTAATATTGGCTATAGTAAAAATATAAAAATTGATAGTGTTGAAATTAAAGAAACTACTGGATATGGAATCTCTGTTGGATCAAAATACCATCACGCATATTGGGTATATCTATCCGAATTAGAATCTGGTACCTTTGATGCCTCTGGTAATCCTATTACAAACAACAACTGGGTGAGGAGTAACAAGTTCTATCAATTATCTAATAGCCTTATTCAGCAGCAAGGATATTTTATGATATGTGGTAATGGTTATGGTGATTATGGTAATGGTATTGACTTAACAAAAAAGATGGTTTCAGCTTATTTCTTTGATAATAAAAATTTCTTTTTAGGTAAAATTAATCGAAGAACTTTTGAACCTTTTTATTTAACTTCTATTCCAGAAGGTGCGTCAAAATTTAAATTATCATATATGGAAGATATCAGTACAATAGGTACAAGCACAACCACTATTCGTTCAGATGCTTTTTCTAGTGGTGTAAACATAATTAATTGCTTTATTCATGATTGCAGAACATTAGGTATTGTAGGTGGTGGTCAATATATAAACATTGAGAATTGCGAAATTTCAAGAATTGGTGGCGCTGCTCCTGGATATGGTATTGACCTTGAAGATGGCTACAATTTAAATCAAAACATAACAATTAGAAACAACTATTTTCATGATAATAAAAACGGTGATATTGTGGTTATTAGCGCAAGAAATGTCCTTGTAGAAATGAACAAATTTAATAATACAGTTAGTTTTGGTGGTGCTAGAGGTGAAAACTATATCTCGCAATATAATGAATACAATGGAGCTCAGGGTACTGGCAGTTCTCTTGCTGGAGGAGATGGAACATTTGTAGCTTTCCGCTATGATCATTTCTCAGAATCTCAAGCCTATCTTTCAGGGAATTCTATTTATGAAAATTCTATTTTTGATAATATGAATTTTATATTGCAGTCAGATAACTATTTAACAACTCAATTTAGAAATTGCAGATTTAATTTTAATAAAATAGATGAAGGATGGTCTTGGTTATTAAGAAAAGGGTCACTTATTTTTGATTCATGTGAATTTAATGTTAATTGTAAATGGTATTACTTTAGAAGTGAAGCTCATGCTGGCGATTGGTCTAAAAATAAATTAGTATTTGTTAACAATACATTTAATACAAAGGTCAGTTTAGGAGAATCAGTTTACGAAGTTAATGAATTAATACTAGAAAATAACACCTTTGTGGGAAGGCAAGATAAAACAAATTATTATGGTTTTTGGGCTAAAGCTAATAAGTTCTCTATGACAAATAATAATGTCCGGGATGTTTATTTTAGAATAGAAGGGAAAGGAATTAATTCAACTGCTGTAATAACGAACAATAGAGTCCTTATTGATAAAAACTCTACCGTATCAGGCTTGGATAGGTCGGAATTTTTAAGGTTAACACTTTTTGACAAAGTATTTTTTCAAAATAACGTAATAAATATACCTCGAGCAATAGTCTTATTGAGAGGATTTACTATTTATGCTGAGAAACAGTTAATTGTAAATGGAAATTATTTCAACTGTGATAGTGGTACAAATGCAAGATTAGACTTGTTTGGTGCACTAAGGGACAGTAACAATAATAATACAGTACCACCATTAACAGCTGTTATTAATGATAATATTATTAATAATTTCACTTTAAAAGAGAATGTTACATTTACTTCTCAATTATCAAAACCCGTTTTCGGTACTAACATTAATATTAGTTAA
- a CDS encoding lipopolysaccharide biosynthesis protein, protein MNTFIKNDIDINDARMFFLLLIIDTVIGYFLSYKLCIINVAQEGYKISIAATLSKLMISGLQYLMLEFFPSYYLYLLIQLTINFIYLVLMNYYVNNKYNWLKTTNGVINIEEKKLLTKNIKALFLHKIGGVLVMGTDNIIISYYISLSIVGIINSYFMVIGALQTIISSAISGVTASIGNLLTEGKTENSYNVHKKLFFMSFWVVSFVTISLSNTILQFVQLWLGEDQKIDNFTLSIILINFYFILMRGSVERFKEGGGIYYQDRYAPLFELTINLLASVTLVNIIGLPGVFIGTLLSNLLVIFWVKPKMVYKYVFNKKLSKYFLMYFKYLFIGIFPLIITHIITSSLKEIINIYAFLANCFINVLIINLFYLLLFRKSDEFLYFKKLTIEVLNRIKVFICNKKTKINLTIR, encoded by the coding sequence TTGAATACATTTATTAAAAATGATATAGATATAAATGATGCAAGAATGTTTTTTTTACTATTAATAATTGATACAGTTATTGGATACTTTCTATCCTATAAACTATGTATTATTAATGTGGCACAAGAAGGCTATAAAATTTCAATTGCTGCCACGCTATCAAAACTGATGATATCAGGATTACAATATTTAATGCTAGAATTTTTTCCAAGCTACTATTTATACTTATTAATTCAGCTCACTATTAATTTTATTTATCTGGTATTAATGAATTATTATGTGAATAATAAATATAATTGGCTAAAAACAACTAATGGAGTTATTAATATTGAAGAAAAAAAATTGTTAACTAAAAATATTAAAGCTCTATTCCTGCACAAAATTGGTGGAGTTTTAGTAATGGGTACGGACAATATTATTATTTCTTACTATATAAGTTTGAGTATAGTAGGTATTATAAATAGTTATTTTATGGTTATAGGTGCTCTTCAAACAATTATTTCTTCAGCAATTTCTGGGGTAACTGCAAGTATTGGAAATTTATTGACCGAAGGTAAAACGGAAAATAGTTACAATGTCCATAAAAAATTATTTTTTATGAGTTTTTGGGTTGTATCATTTGTAACTATTTCTCTATCAAATACGATTTTACAATTTGTTCAATTATGGTTAGGAGAAGATCAAAAAATAGATAATTTCACTCTAAGCATAATATTAATTAATTTTTATTTTATTTTAATGAGAGGATCTGTAGAGAGATTTAAAGAAGGTGGAGGTATTTACTATCAAGATAGGTATGCACCACTATTTGAATTAACCATAAACCTTCTAGCATCTGTAACACTTGTTAATATAATAGGTTTACCTGGTGTATTTATTGGAACATTGCTAAGTAATTTACTTGTGATTTTTTGGGTTAAACCTAAAATGGTTTATAAATATGTGTTTAATAAGAAATTAAGTAAATATTTTTTAATGTATTTTAAATACTTATTTATTGGTATATTTCCATTAATTATTACTCACATAATTACCAGTTCTTTAAAAGAAATAATTAATATTTATGCATTTTTAGCTAATTGCTTTATTAATGTATTGATAATAAATTTATTTTATCTCCTTTTATTTAGAAAAAGTGATGAATTTTTATATTTTAAGAAGTTAACTATAGAAGTTTTAAATAGGATAAAGGTTTTTATTTGTAATAAAAAAACTAAAATCAATCTCACTATAAGATAA